A genomic window from Streptomyces sp. HUAS YS2 includes:
- a CDS encoding MFS transporter: MSTGSHVNPRRWWALLVLAAAQFMVIMDTSIIGVALPEMQKDLGFSQGELQWVFNAYVIVFGGLLLLGGRLSDLVGARRIFVTGWTVMIAGSVLAAAAQTAWVEIAGRAVQGVGGALIAPSAMTLLMMLFMHDPKELGKAMALYGAAAPAGGTAGVFLGGVFTEWMSWPWVFIIYVPIGLATLAATKLLPNVESRRGSVDVLGAVAVTAGLALAVFAVVRAPEVGWGATATVLELAGAAALLILFFVIQKSVREPLMPLSVWRVPRLGSANLSMTLLGAAWIPMWYFLNLYLQQVLGYGAFASGAALLPMTVLLMIFMTAITARLMAKFGAKPLIGGGLLVLAAGLVWLSAVEPTGTFLVDVLPASLVAALGMSLAYIPAMIAAMSGAPQEQAGLASGIVNTTYNVGSALGLAALTALAMSQGADELGNLPALTEGFSAAFTGAAIVAAVGGVVTLLVMKSDKAVAAAAAPAERGEKVGV; this comes from the coding sequence ATGTCAACCGGATCACACGTCAATCCCCGGCGCTGGTGGGCACTTCTCGTGCTCGCGGCCGCCCAGTTCATGGTCATCATGGACACCTCGATCATCGGGGTCGCGCTCCCCGAGATGCAGAAGGACCTGGGCTTCTCGCAGGGCGAGCTGCAGTGGGTCTTCAACGCCTACGTCATCGTCTTCGGCGGCCTGCTGCTGCTCGGCGGCCGGCTCTCCGACCTCGTCGGAGCCCGCAGGATCTTCGTCACCGGCTGGACCGTGATGATCGCCGGCTCCGTGCTTGCCGCCGCCGCGCAGACCGCCTGGGTCGAGATCGCCGGCCGCGCCGTCCAGGGCGTCGGCGGCGCACTCATCGCGCCCTCCGCGATGACCCTGCTGATGATGCTCTTCATGCACGACCCGAAGGAGCTCGGCAAGGCGATGGCGCTCTACGGCGCCGCGGCCCCGGCCGGCGGCACCGCGGGCGTCTTCCTCGGCGGCGTCTTCACCGAGTGGATGAGCTGGCCGTGGGTCTTCATCATCTACGTGCCGATCGGTCTCGCGACCCTCGCCGCCACCAAGCTCCTCCCGAACGTCGAGTCCCGCCGCGGCTCGGTCGACGTGCTCGGCGCGGTCGCCGTCACCGCCGGTCTCGCGCTCGCCGTGTTCGCAGTGGTCCGGGCCCCCGAGGTCGGCTGGGGCGCCACCGCCACCGTCCTGGAACTGGCCGGCGCCGCCGCCCTGCTGATCCTGTTCTTCGTGATCCAGAAGTCCGTCCGCGAGCCGCTCATGCCGCTCAGCGTGTGGCGGGTCCCGCGCCTCGGCTCGGCCAACCTGTCGATGACGCTGCTCGGCGCGGCCTGGATCCCGATGTGGTACTTCCTCAACCTCTACCTCCAGCAGGTCCTCGGTTACGGGGCCTTCGCCTCCGGCGCCGCGCTGCTCCCGATGACCGTGCTGCTGATGATCTTCATGACGGCCATCACCGCCCGGCTGATGGCGAAGTTCGGCGCGAAGCCGCTGATCGGCGGCGGTCTGCTGGTCCTCGCGGCCGGTCTGGTCTGGCTGTCCGCCGTCGAGCCGACCGGGACGTTCCTGGTCGACGTGCTGCCCGCCTCGCTGGTCGCTGCGCTCGGCATGTCCCTCGCCTACATCCCGGCGATGATCGCCGCGATGTCGGGCGCCCCGCAGGAGCAGGCCGGTCTCGCCTCCGGCATCGTCAACACCACGTACAACGTGGGCTCCGCGCTCGGCCTGGCCGCGCTGACCGCCCTCGCGATGTCGCAGGGCGCCGACGAGCTGGGCAACCTGCCCGCCCTCACCGAGGGCTTCTCGGCCGCCTTCACCGGGGCTGCGATCGTCGCCGCCGTCGGCGGTGTGGTCACGCTCCTCGTGATGAAGAGCGACAAGGCCGTCGCCGCCGCTGCGGCCCCCGCCGAGCGGGGCGAGAAGGTCGGCGTGTGA
- a CDS encoding response regulator transcription factor → MTTRVLLVDDQPLIRTALRMVIEELPDLEVVGEAGTGDEAVRLAAGTRPDVTVMDIRMPGMDGIEATRRITAADDDARVLVLTTFDDDEYVYGALRAGASGFLVKDMGMDEILAAVRVVAAGDGLIAPGVTRRLIKEFADRPANPAPARPLTAITEREREVLTLVGSGLTNTEIAERLMISVATAKTYVTRLLAKLDARDRVHLVIIAYEAGLVGRA, encoded by the coding sequence GTGACCACCCGTGTGCTGCTGGTCGACGACCAGCCCCTGATCCGTACCGCTCTGCGCATGGTCATCGAAGAGCTGCCGGACCTGGAGGTCGTCGGCGAGGCGGGCACGGGCGACGAGGCGGTCCGGCTCGCTGCCGGAACCCGCCCCGATGTGACCGTGATGGACATCCGCATGCCCGGCATGGACGGCATCGAGGCCACCCGGCGGATCACCGCCGCCGACGACGACGCCCGTGTCCTCGTCCTGACGACCTTCGACGACGACGAGTACGTCTACGGGGCGCTGCGCGCCGGGGCGTCGGGGTTCCTCGTCAAGGACATGGGGATGGACGAGATCCTCGCCGCGGTCCGGGTGGTCGCCGCCGGGGACGGGCTGATCGCGCCGGGCGTCACGCGCCGGCTCATCAAGGAGTTCGCGGACCGGCCGGCGAACCCGGCGCCCGCCCGGCCGCTCACGGCGATCACCGAGCGGGAACGCGAGGTGCTGACCCTCGTCGGCAGCGGGCTGACCAACACCGAGATCGCCGAGCGTCTGATGATCAGCGTCGCCACCGCGAAGACGTACGTGACGCGGCTGCTGGCGAAGCTCGACGCCCGCGACCGGGTCCACCTGGTGATCATCGCGTACGAGGCGGGGCTCGTCGGCCGCGCCTGA
- a CDS encoding sensor histidine kinase: protein MPATPPPRPLVKRLSPGAWAAIAWSAGLAVTVLTRMRLPGESGPRFRPGIQLFRWDGPAFLLVATALTLAGCALLPRRPLSALCLMLLATICATFPLSEVEIPMAQFVAVDVALYAVAAARPRRTALPALALAVGTLVGFLAFRWLMGWPVGMSAELAVALVAVVAWLLGRSAHQAQEYAERARAQVERQAVTAERLRIAREMHDLVAHTIGVVALQAGAAARIVESRPDRAREAMLAVETAGREALSGLRRMVGALREGEPSTDELELTPAATLAGLDRLAAATTAAGVRVDVRWDGERRALPPELELSAFRIAQESVTNVVRHSGAASCEVRVAFGEAYVSVTVTDEGDGSPRAASGGPGLGLAGMRERVALLHGEFAAGPRPEGGWRVSARLPVPAYEEAR from the coding sequence ATGCCCGCCACTCCGCCTCCCCGACCGCTCGTCAAGCGCCTGTCACCGGGCGCCTGGGCGGCGATCGCCTGGAGTGCCGGCCTGGCGGTCACGGTCCTGACCCGGATGCGGCTGCCCGGCGAGAGCGGGCCGCGGTTCCGGCCCGGGATCCAGCTCTTCCGTTGGGACGGGCCCGCGTTCCTCCTCGTCGCCACGGCGCTGACGCTGGCCGGCTGCGCCCTGCTCCCCCGCCGGCCGCTGTCGGCGCTCTGCCTGATGCTGCTCGCGACGATCTGCGCCACGTTCCCGCTGAGCGAGGTGGAGATCCCGATGGCTCAGTTCGTCGCGGTCGACGTCGCCCTGTACGCCGTCGCCGCCGCCCGCCCCCGCCGTACCGCCCTGCCTGCACTGGCCCTCGCGGTCGGCACCCTCGTCGGCTTTCTGGCCTTCCGGTGGCTGATGGGCTGGCCGGTCGGGATGTCGGCGGAGCTGGCCGTGGCGCTGGTCGCCGTCGTCGCCTGGCTGCTCGGGCGGTCGGCGCACCAGGCGCAGGAGTACGCCGAGCGGGCCCGGGCGCAGGTGGAACGGCAGGCGGTCACCGCCGAACGGCTGCGGATCGCCAGGGAGATGCACGATCTGGTCGCGCACACGATCGGCGTCGTCGCGCTCCAGGCCGGGGCGGCCGCCCGGATCGTGGAGTCCCGTCCGGACCGGGCCCGCGAGGCGATGCTGGCGGTGGAGACGGCGGGCCGGGAGGCGCTGTCGGGACTGCGACGGATGGTGGGCGCGCTACGGGAGGGCGAACCCTCCACGGACGAACTCGAGTTGACTCCCGCCGCCACACTCGCCGGGCTCGACCGGCTGGCCGCCGCCACGACCGCGGCGGGGGTGCGGGTGGACGTGCGGTGGGACGGCGAGCGGCGGGCGCTGCCGCCCGAGCTGGAACTGTCGGCGTTCCGCATCGCGCAGGAGTCGGTGACGAACGTCGTGCGGCACTCGGGAGCGGCGTCCTGCGAGGTGCGGGTCGCCTTCGGCGAGGCGTACGTGTCGGTGACGGTCACGGACGAGGGCGACGGTTCGCCCCGGGCGGCTTCCGGCGGGCCGGGTCTCGGTCTCGCCGGGATGCGGGAGCGGGTCGCCCTGCTGCACGGGGAGTTCGCCGCCGGCCCCCGCCCCGAGGGCGGCTGGCGGGTGTCCGCCCGGCTGCCCGTCCCCGCGTACGAGGAGGCGAGGTGA
- a CDS encoding metal-sensitive transcriptional regulator, producing the protein MAGYARHKEDVIRRLRRIEGQVRGVQRMVDEDTYCIDVLTQVSAINAALQSCAVALLDEHLGCCVAEAIAEGGDQAKAKVGEASKAIARLIRA; encoded by the coding sequence ATGGCCGGCTACGCGCGGCACAAGGAAGACGTCATCAGGCGCCTGAGGCGCATCGAGGGGCAGGTCCGGGGGGTGCAGCGGATGGTCGACGAGGACACCTACTGCATCGACGTGCTGACCCAGGTCTCGGCGATCAACGCGGCTCTCCAGTCCTGCGCCGTGGCCCTCCTCGACGAGCACCTCGGCTGCTGCGTCGCCGAGGCGATCGCCGAGGGCGGCGACCAGGCGAAGGCGAAGGTGGGAGAGGCCTCGAAGGCCATCGCCCGGCTGATCAGAGCGTAG
- a CDS encoding heavy metal translocating P-type ATPase, whose translation MTTTTPGAAQVELAIGGMTCASCAARIEKKLNRMDGVEATVNYATEKAKVTFDADISVADLIATVEATGYTAEEPAPPRSEAPGTEGPSDEEKADEELRPLKQRLITAVTLAVPVIAMAMVPALQIEYWQWLSLTLTAPVVVYAAWPFHRAAWTNARHGAATMDTLISVGTIAAFLWSLWALFFGTAGTPGMTHAFEFTIARTDGAGNIYLEAAAGVTAFILAGRYFEARSKRKAGAALKALMQLGAKEVTVLKGGREVTVPTAELQVGDRFLVRPGEKIATDGTVVEGSSAVDASMLTGESVPVEVSVGDSVTGATLNAGGRLVVEATRVGADTQLARMAKLVEDAQNGKAAAQRLADRISAVFVPIVIALALGTLGFWLGTGQGLTAAFTAAVAVLIIACPCALGLATPTALMVGTGRGAQLGILIKGPEVLETTRKVDTIVLDKTGTVTTGRMTLIKVHTADGTDETEVLRLAGALEHSSEHPIAQAVATGAAAAVGALPVPEDFANVPGLGVQGVVDGHAVLVGRERLLEEWAMSLPEALKSAKDEAEKAGKTAIAVAWDGEARAVLEVADAVKGTSAEAIRRLKGLGLTPILLTGDNKAVAEAVAAEVGIDEVIAEVMPQDKVDVVKKLQGEGRSVAMVGDGVNDAAALAQADLGLAMGTGTDAAIEAGDLTLVRGDLRAAADAIRLSRRTLGTIRSNLFWAFAYNVAALPLAAAGLLNPMIAGAAMAFSSVFVVGNSLRLRGFQAADK comes from the coding sequence ATGACCACCACGACTCCCGGCGCCGCCCAGGTCGAGCTCGCCATCGGCGGCATGACCTGTGCCTCGTGCGCGGCCCGCATCGAGAAGAAGCTCAACCGGATGGACGGGGTCGAGGCCACCGTCAACTACGCGACCGAGAAGGCCAAGGTCACCTTCGACGCCGACATCTCCGTCGCCGACCTGATCGCCACCGTCGAGGCCACCGGCTACACCGCCGAGGAGCCCGCGCCACCGAGGAGCGAGGCCCCCGGCACCGAGGGCCCGTCCGACGAGGAGAAGGCGGACGAGGAGCTGCGGCCGCTCAAGCAGCGGCTGATCACCGCCGTCACGCTCGCCGTGCCGGTCATCGCGATGGCGATGGTCCCGGCGCTGCAGATCGAGTACTGGCAGTGGCTGAGCCTCACGCTCACCGCGCCGGTCGTCGTCTACGCCGCCTGGCCGTTCCACCGGGCCGCCTGGACCAACGCCAGGCACGGCGCGGCCACCATGGACACGCTGATCTCGGTCGGCACGATCGCCGCGTTCCTGTGGTCGCTGTGGGCGCTGTTCTTCGGCACCGCCGGCACACCCGGCATGACACACGCCTTCGAGTTCACGATCGCCCGCACCGACGGCGCCGGGAACATCTACCTGGAGGCCGCCGCCGGCGTCACCGCGTTCATCCTGGCCGGCCGGTACTTCGAGGCCCGCTCCAAGCGCAAGGCGGGCGCGGCGCTCAAGGCGCTGATGCAGCTGGGCGCGAAGGAGGTCACGGTCCTGAAGGGAGGCCGCGAGGTCACCGTCCCGACCGCCGAACTCCAGGTCGGCGACCGCTTCCTGGTCCGCCCCGGCGAGAAGATCGCCACCGACGGCACCGTCGTCGAGGGTTCCTCCGCCGTCGACGCCTCCATGCTCACCGGCGAGTCCGTGCCGGTCGAGGTCTCCGTCGGCGACTCCGTCACCGGCGCGACCCTGAACGCCGGCGGCCGCCTCGTCGTCGAGGCCACCCGCGTCGGCGCCGACACCCAGCTCGCCCGGATGGCCAAGCTCGTCGAGGACGCGCAGAACGGCAAGGCCGCCGCCCAGCGCCTCGCCGACAGGATCTCCGCCGTCTTCGTGCCGATCGTCATCGCGCTCGCCCTCGGCACCCTCGGCTTCTGGCTCGGCACCGGCCAGGGCCTCACCGCCGCGTTCACCGCCGCCGTCGCCGTCCTGATCATCGCCTGCCCCTGCGCCCTGGGCCTGGCCACCCCGACCGCCCTCATGGTCGGCACCGGCCGCGGCGCCCAGCTCGGCATCCTGATCAAGGGGCCCGAGGTCCTGGAGACCACCCGCAAGGTCGACACGATCGTCCTGGACAAGACCGGCACCGTCACCACCGGCCGGATGACCCTCATCAAGGTCCACACCGCCGACGGCACCGACGAGACCGAGGTGCTGCGCCTCGCCGGCGCACTGGAGCACTCCTCCGAGCACCCGATCGCCCAGGCCGTCGCCACCGGCGCCGCGGCCGCCGTCGGCGCCCTGCCCGTCCCCGAGGACTTCGCCAACGTCCCCGGTCTCGGCGTCCAGGGCGTCGTCGACGGCCACGCCGTCCTCGTCGGCCGCGAGAGGCTGCTCGAAGAGTGGGCCATGTCCCTGCCGGAGGCGCTGAAGTCCGCGAAGGACGAGGCGGAGAAGGCCGGGAAGACCGCCATCGCGGTCGCGTGGGACGGGGAGGCCCGCGCGGTCCTGGAGGTCGCCGACGCCGTCAAGGGGACCAGCGCCGAGGCGATCCGCCGCCTCAAGGGGCTCGGCCTGACCCCGATCCTGCTCACCGGCGACAACAAGGCGGTCGCCGAGGCCGTCGCCGCCGAGGTCGGCATCGACGAGGTCATCGCCGAGGTCATGCCGCAGGACAAGGTCGACGTCGTCAAGAAGCTCCAGGGCGAGGGCCGTTCGGTCGCCATGGTCGGCGACGGCGTCAACGACGCCGCCGCGCTCGCCCAGGCCGACCTGGGCCTGGCGATGGGCACCGGCACCGACGCCGCCATCGAGGCCGGCGACCTGACCCTCGTACGGGGCGACCTGCGGGCCGCGGCCGACGCCATCCGGCTCTCCCGCAGGACGCTCGGCACCATCCGCTCGAACCTGTTCTGGGCCTTCGCCTACAACGTGGCCGCCCTGCCGCTCGCCGCCGCCGGGCTGCTCAACCCGATGATCGCCGGTGCCGCGATGGCCTTCTCCTCGGTGTTCGTGGTCGGCAACAGCCTCCGCCTGCGCGGCTTCCAGGCAGCGGACAAGTGA
- a CDS encoding heavy-metal-associated domain-containing protein → MSESCCTTDGSCSTSGSTATATAVAETTATTYRVSGMSCGHCRTAITRSVGALDGVLSVEVDIAGGLVTVTTGGEPDDTAVAAAIDDAGYELTGRA, encoded by the coding sequence ATGTCCGAGTCCTGCTGCACCACCGACGGCAGCTGCTCGACCAGCGGCTCCACCGCCACCGCCACGGCCGTCGCCGAGACCACCGCCACCACGTACCGCGTCTCCGGCATGAGCTGCGGACACTGCCGGACCGCGATCACCCGGTCGGTCGGCGCGCTCGACGGCGTGCTCTCGGTCGAGGTCGACATCGCCGGCGGCCTGGTCACCGTCACCACCGGTGGCGAGCCCGACGACACCGCCGTCGCCGCCGCGATCGACGACGCCGGCTACGAGCTGACCGGCCGCGCCTGA